A single genomic interval of Streptomyces sp. 1222.5 harbors:
- a CDS encoding class E sortase: MAATADETEEHTDASDPEPGPRRRPGRIALAVSVFGELLITVGALLALFVVYSLWWTNVIADRKAGREADKVRDGWAQAADSGPGALDTKDGIGFLHVPAMDNGEVLVEKGTDPDVLNDGVAGYYTEPVKATLPTSGKKGNFTLAAHRDGHGAKFHNIDKLSEGDPIVFETKDDWYVYKVFSLLPETSKYNVDVLSQVPEESGRKKAGHFITLTTCTPVYTSRYRYVVWGELVRVQKVDSKRTPPAELR, from the coding sequence GTGGCAGCGACGGCCGACGAGACCGAAGAACACACGGACGCGTCCGACCCGGAGCCCGGCCCGCGCCGGCGTCCCGGCCGGATCGCCCTGGCGGTCAGTGTCTTCGGTGAACTCCTCATCACGGTGGGGGCGTTGCTCGCCCTCTTCGTCGTGTACTCGCTGTGGTGGACGAACGTGATAGCGGACCGCAAGGCCGGCCGGGAGGCCGACAAGGTGCGTGACGGGTGGGCGCAGGCCGCGGACTCGGGCCCCGGCGCACTGGACACCAAGGACGGCATCGGCTTCCTGCACGTGCCCGCCATGGACAACGGCGAGGTCCTCGTCGAGAAGGGCACCGATCCGGACGTCCTCAACGACGGCGTGGCCGGCTACTACACGGAGCCGGTCAAGGCCACGCTCCCGACCTCCGGCAAGAAGGGCAACTTCACCCTCGCCGCCCACCGCGACGGCCACGGGGCGAAGTTCCACAACATCGACAAGCTGAGCGAGGGCGACCCGATCGTCTTCGAGACCAAGGACGACTGGTACGTCTACAAGGTCTTCTCGCTCCTGCCCGAGACGTCCAAGTACAACGTGGACGTGCTCTCGCAGGTCCCCGAGGAGTCCGGCCGGAAGAAGGCCGGCCACTTCATCACGCTGACGACCTGCACGCCGGTCTACACGAGCCGCTACCGCTACGTCGTCTGGGGCGAGCTCGTCCGGGTGCAGAAGGTCGACAGCAAGCGGACCCCGCCGGCGGAACTGCGCTGA